In a single window of the Planctomycetia bacterium genome:
- a CDS encoding efflux RND transporter periplasmic adaptor subunit — protein MRRIVSIVILLVVVGGVFALGSLRRGADQKPILNIADEVALTVNAILPARQEIIRLVQAPGETEATLEVEISSEIVAKIEEMPVVEGSKVQRGDLLCRLDDDNLVAEVESGEARVRRLEAAVVDAEADVERAERDYRRQVRLSEVDATSDKERLDYVTALKKANAVLEMRKQEIIEAQAYLRRVKEDLKRTVIESPIDGVVSKLDAKIGEVVVTGTMNNPGTVIMTISDMSSMQVRARVDEVDIPLVKSGQKARIYLQSDQQSAIPAKVIRVASKSTKELGRDVVTFETLLEVMDGDRRILPGMTANVEIEVAQQSDAITIPVEAVVHRMRKELPEAVVTEFDKRQENLDLSERAKAAQYIKVAYVIEDEVARVRLIQPGIADTRLVQIEDGIGMNDTVIAGPYRSLDQLKDGRKVTMPDDEKAKLAEARKKQEQKADEQSQEPKVAGAASDPADPSANGSLSSASGS, from the coding sequence ATGCGAAGAATCGTCAGTATTGTCATCCTCCTTGTGGTCGTCGGAGGCGTATTCGCCCTCGGGAGTCTACGTCGCGGGGCCGATCAGAAACCCATTCTTAACATCGCGGATGAAGTGGCGCTCACCGTCAATGCGATCCTTCCGGCCCGGCAGGAGATCATCCGACTCGTACAAGCACCCGGTGAGACCGAGGCGACGCTTGAGGTCGAGATCAGCTCCGAAATCGTCGCCAAGATTGAGGAAATGCCGGTCGTCGAGGGTTCCAAGGTTCAGCGCGGCGATCTGCTTTGCCGCTTGGATGACGACAATTTGGTCGCGGAGGTCGAGTCCGGCGAGGCGCGTGTGCGTCGGCTTGAGGCGGCGGTCGTGGATGCCGAGGCCGACGTGGAACGCGCCGAGCGCGACTATCGCCGTCAGGTTCGACTGTCCGAAGTGGACGCCACCAGCGACAAGGAGCGACTCGACTACGTCACGGCCCTCAAGAAGGCCAATGCAGTCCTCGAAATGCGAAAGCAGGAAATCATCGAGGCGCAGGCATATCTGCGCCGGGTCAAAGAGGATCTCAAACGAACGGTCATTGAGTCGCCCATCGACGGTGTTGTATCCAAGCTGGACGCCAAGATCGGCGAGGTCGTCGTCACCGGCACCATGAACAACCCCGGCACCGTCATTATGACCATCAGCGACATGTCGAGCATGCAGGTGCGTGCCCGCGTCGATGAAGTCGATATTCCGTTGGTCAAGTCCGGCCAGAAGGCCCGTATCTATCTCCAGTCGGATCAACAGTCGGCGATCCCCGCCAAGGTCATTCGCGTCGCCTCGAAGAGCACCAAGGAATTGGGCCGCGACGTCGTCACGTTTGAGACTCTTCTGGAGGTGATGGACGGTGATCGTCGCATTCTCCCGGGCATGACTGCAAATGTTGAAATCGAGGTCGCGCAGCAAAGCGACGCCATCACGATTCCCGTCGAGGCCGTGGTGCATCGGATGCGAAAGGAGCTGCCCGAGGCTGTGGTTACCGAGTTCGACAAGCGGCAGGAGAACCTGGACCTGTCCGAGCGTGCCAAGGCCGCCCAGTACATCAAGGTCGCTTATGTCATCGAAGACGAGGTCGCACGCGTTCGCCTGATCCAGCCGGGCATCGCGGATACACGACTCGTTCAGATTGAAGACGGCATCGGCATGAACGACACCGTGATCGCCGGACCTTATCGCAGCCTGGATCAGTTGAAGGACGGGCGCAAGGTGACCATGCCCGACGACGAAAAGGCAAAGCTTGCCGAAGCGCGCAAGAAACAGGAACAGAAAGCGGATGAACAATCGCAGGAGCCGAAGGTCGCCGGCGCGGCGAGCGACCCGGCTGACCCGTCCGCAAACGGCTCGCTTTCATCAGCGAGCGGATCGTGA
- a CDS encoding FixH family protein, whose product MPVAVGTFHLPTRRICCSFVWASIFALPLFAILTSCAGGSASGVRNQSSGTITPQTSGNSPITSNAGGYEVVFTLVPPKVPLNEPFEIRACVTAKAGSPTDAENLVISVDAAMPQHQHGMNTKPRIEQTGDGCIHAEGMLFHMVGRWELYFDITRNGITERAQTEIMLE is encoded by the coding sequence ATGCCCGTTGCCGTTGGAACATTTCACTTACCGACTCGCCGGATCTGCTGCTCGTTTGTTTGGGCATCGATCTTCGCCCTGCCGTTGTTCGCTATCTTGACATCCTGTGCGGGCGGCTCGGCATCGGGCGTCCGTAATCAATCAAGCGGCACAATCACTCCGCAGACATCCGGAAACTCGCCCATCACCAGCAATGCCGGCGGTTATGAAGTTGTCTTCACTCTTGTGCCGCCGAAGGTCCCGCTCAATGAGCCGTTTGAGATACGAGCGTGCGTGACCGCCAAAGCCGGATCCCCGACTGATGCTGAGAACCTGGTGATTTCCGTGGATGCCGCCATGCCGCAGCATCAACACGGCATGAACACCAAGCCTCGCATCGAGCAGACCGGCGACGGCTGTATTCACGCCGAAGGCATGCTCTTTCACATGGTCGGCCGATGGGAACTTTACTTTGACATCACTCGCAACGGCATTACCGAACGTGCGCAGACTGAAATCATGCTCGAATGA
- a CDS encoding ABC transporter permease produces the protein MADLAPTSHPTASLTDESARPSSPRFPSPLAAVDYLSALAARHWQNVLTALVQVWANKARSLLTTLGIIIAVTSTITVVSFVQGFGNYVTDMLRGFGTNMMFVFPWTGDDHGFMIGRITMDISDVRAVAARCDKVRRISPLVFAAATIEFGREKIEGAEIQGATEQFQPIRKYFVDKGRFFSPLEVDNGSYVCVLGRNVQSLLEASDQIVGDFVYINATRFRVLGILEEKGNMMGENQDDLILIPYTTALKLSPMSQYFMPFIVEATDEKDIEECSLQISRVLRESHGLEPGTPNDFRILRQDEFLRDFDRVKIIATSVLAGIVGISLIVGGIGVMNIMLVSVTERTREIGLRKSVGGRRRDILFQFLTEAVVLSTVGGGIGIALGFAICRIASQHPAMVDIPVPAWAVALGLSFSAGTGVLFGIIPAFKAAILHPIDALRHE, from the coding sequence ATGGCCGATCTGGCCCCGACATCCCATCCTACGGCATCGCTGACCGACGAATCCGCGCGGCCATCATCCCCCCGCTTCCCTTCGCCGCTCGCTGCCGTCGACTATCTTTCCGCCCTTGCGGCCCGGCACTGGCAGAACGTCCTCACCGCCTTGGTTCAGGTCTGGGCCAACAAGGCCCGTTCCCTGCTTACCACCCTCGGCATCATCATCGCCGTCACCTCCACCATCACCGTCGTTTCCTTTGTCCAAGGCTTCGGCAACTACGTCACCGACATGCTCCGCGGTTTCGGCACCAACATGATGTTCGTCTTCCCCTGGACCGGTGACGACCACGGTTTCATGATCGGCCGCATCACCATGGACATCTCCGATGTCCGCGCTGTCGCAGCCCGGTGCGACAAGGTCCGCCGCATCAGTCCCCTCGTCTTCGCTGCCGCCACGATTGAGTTCGGCCGCGAGAAAATCGAAGGCGCCGAGATCCAGGGCGCCACCGAGCAGTTCCAGCCCATCCGAAAGTATTTTGTGGACAAGGGTCGCTTCTTCAGTCCGCTTGAGGTGGACAACGGTTCCTACGTATGCGTTCTTGGCCGTAATGTGCAAAGTCTGCTCGAAGCCTCCGACCAGATCGTCGGCGACTTCGTCTATATCAACGCCACCCGATTCCGCGTGCTTGGAATCCTCGAGGAAAAGGGAAACATGATGGGCGAGAATCAGGACGACCTGATTCTCATCCCTTACACAACAGCCCTCAAGCTCTCGCCGATGTCCCAGTATTTCATGCCCTTCATCGTCGAAGCCACCGACGAGAAGGATATCGAAGAGTGCAGCCTGCAAATCTCCCGCGTCCTTCGCGAGAGTCACGGCCTGGAGCCCGGCACGCCCAACGACTTTCGCATCCTCCGCCAGGACGAATTCCTGCGCGACTTTGATCGCGTCAAGATCATCGCCACCAGTGTCCTGGCGGGCATTGTCGGAATCTCCCTCATCGTCGGCGGCATCGGCGTCATGAATATCATGCTGGTCAGCGTCACCGAGCGCACGCGCGAGATCGGACTCCGCAAGAGCGTCGGCGGCCGTCGACGCGACATCCTCTTCCAGTTTCTCACCGAAGCCGTCGTCCTCAGCACGGTCGGTGGCGGGATCGGCATTGCTTTGGGATTCGCCATCTGTCGCATTGCTTCGCAGCATCCCGCCATGGTGGACATCCCCGTCCCCGCCTGGGCCGTCGCCCTCGGACTGAGCTTTTCCGCCGGCACCGGCGTCCTTTTCGGCATCATTCCCGCCTTCAAGGCCGCGATCCTTCATCCCATCGACGCTCTTCGCCACGAGTAA
- a CDS encoding YIP1 family protein, which translates to MAASDIQSVESGPPAHAGQAAALGLRHAPWIITNPRAVFSRVEDVGQYGWTLLVLLCLVTLVGVVEVQTGLIDRRVDQQTEEQLAVVEKTQGNLVDRVQLREVMADVRKQGEFMKLLRRLGAVVLKPLYMLTSFLLISSLLYAAVALTGRKPEYHTLLTICVYAGFVELIGFFLRLAMMFAYRTTHVDTTLAILAKPGEAPYLAAIDPFRIWFWVLVAFGLIVTQQLGRRTAIVCCALLGVVASVGHVGLEYAMNS; encoded by the coding sequence ATGGCGGCGAGCGACATCCAATCTGTTGAATCAGGCCCCCCGGCCCATGCCGGACAAGCCGCCGCTCTGGGTCTGCGTCACGCGCCGTGGATTATCACCAACCCCCGGGCCGTCTTCAGCCGAGTCGAGGATGTCGGCCAATACGGCTGGACACTTCTTGTGCTCCTTTGCCTCGTGACGCTGGTTGGAGTCGTCGAGGTCCAGACCGGCCTGATCGATCGCCGGGTGGATCAGCAAACCGAAGAGCAGCTTGCCGTCGTGGAAAAGACTCAGGGAAATCTTGTCGATCGGGTGCAGCTGCGCGAAGTCATGGCCGACGTTCGCAAGCAGGGTGAGTTCATGAAGCTGCTTCGGCGGCTCGGTGCCGTCGTGCTCAAGCCGCTTTACATGCTCACTTCCTTCCTGCTGATTTCATCGTTGCTTTACGCCGCCGTCGCACTTACCGGACGCAAGCCCGAATACCACACGCTGCTGACCATCTGTGTCTATGCCGGCTTCGTCGAGCTGATCGGTTTTTTCTTGCGACTGGCGATGATGTTCGCCTACCGCACGACCCATGTGGACACGACGCTCGCCATTCTCGCGAAGCCCGGGGAGGCCCCGTATCTTGCGGCGATCGATCCTTTTCGTATCTGGTTCTGGGTGCTGGTGGCCTTCGGCCTGATCGTCACCCAGCAGTTGGGCCGTCGCACGGCGATTGTCTGCTGCGCCCTCCTTGGGGTCGTCGCGTCGGTCGGCCACGTCGGCCTTGAATACGCAATGAACTCGTAA
- a CDS encoding ABC transporter permease, producing the protein MAQLFLAGLSRSAQNILTAFIQIWANKGRSILTTLGIIIAVTAIITVVSFVEGFGRYMTGMLRGYGTQYMVVWPDISWEQEVTGVGRVTMTERDIEAVRTECPDVARITPFLFTETQVAYRKGAIENIPTRGVTEEYQVIRNYYVDKGRFFGPLDVEMAAPVVVVGRSVLKLLECDESVLGDTIQIADRRLRVIGILEEKGSFMGDDQDQTVMIPYTLMMQMFPQMRESMRFLAEANGEEKIDDAEAQLRRVLRQRHSLEIGQPDDFGIQRQDRMLREFHKVRATAAGVLAGIVSISLLVGGIGIMNVMFVSVSERTREIGLRKSVGGRRRDIMLQFLTEAVVLSTTGGAIGVALGYGVTHIAALHPQMVDINVPIWSVALALGFSAGAGVVFGIIPAFKAAILHPIDALRHE; encoded by the coding sequence ATGGCCCAACTGTTCTTGGCCGGACTCAGCCGCTCGGCGCAGAACATCCTCACCGCCTTCATTCAGATATGGGCGAATAAGGGCCGTTCCATCCTTACGACGCTCGGCATCATCATCGCCGTCACCGCCATCATCACCGTCGTTTCATTTGTCGAGGGATTCGGCCGCTACATGACCGGAATGCTCCGTGGCTATGGCACCCAGTACATGGTGGTCTGGCCGGACATCAGTTGGGAGCAGGAAGTTACAGGCGTCGGCCGCGTGACCATGACCGAGCGTGACATCGAGGCCGTCCGCACCGAGTGTCCTGACGTTGCCCGCATCACGCCGTTTCTGTTCACGGAAACCCAGGTCGCCTATCGCAAGGGCGCCATCGAGAACATCCCGACGCGCGGCGTGACCGAGGAGTATCAGGTCATCCGCAACTATTACGTGGACAAGGGCCGGTTCTTCGGACCCCTGGACGTGGAAATGGCCGCGCCGGTGGTGGTCGTCGGACGCAGTGTTCTAAAGCTTCTGGAGTGCGACGAGTCCGTACTGGGCGACACGATTCAGATCGCCGACCGTCGCCTGCGTGTCATCGGCATTCTCGAAGAGAAGGGCAGCTTCATGGGCGACGATCAGGACCAGACGGTCATGATCCCCTACACACTCATGATGCAAATGTTCCCCCAGATGCGCGAATCGATGCGATTCCTCGCGGAGGCGAACGGTGAGGAGAAAATCGACGATGCCGAGGCGCAGCTTCGACGGGTCCTGAGGCAGCGTCACAGCCTGGAGATCGGGCAGCCTGACGACTTTGGTATCCAGCGCCAGGACAGAATGCTTCGCGAGTTCCACAAGGTCCGCGCCACCGCTGCCGGCGTCCTGGCCGGCATCGTGAGCATTTCCCTTCTCGTCGGCGGCATCGGAATCATGAACGTCATGTTTGTTTCGGTCAGCGAGCGTACGCGGGAAATCGGCCTGCGAAAGAGTGTCGGCGGCCGAAGGCGCGACATCATGCTCCAATTCCTAACCGAGGCCGTCGTTCTCAGCACCACAGGCGGGGCCATCGGTGTGGCACTTGGCTACGGAGTCACGCACATTGCCGCCCTGCATCCACAGATGGTGGATATCAACGTGCCGATCTGGTCCGTTGCCCTGGCGCTGGGCTTCTCGGCCGGGGCAGGCGTCGTTTTTGGAATCATCCCGGCGTTCAAGGCGGCGATTCTTCACCCCATTGACGCCCTGCGGCACGAGTAG
- a CDS encoding ABC transporter ATP-binding protein has protein sequence MDPSHSKSLIALRDLEKIYRVGTELVHALRGVTLDIFSNEFVAIMGPSGSGKSTLMNILGCLDIPTRGSYELNGTDVSKLSQSGLAKIRGRQIGFVFQNFELLPRTTALKNVQLPLMYAMVPRRRQRAMAALERVGLADRATHRPNQLSGGQKQRVAIARALAQEPDIILADEPTGNLDSATGNEIMSIFEDLHAAGQTIIIVTHEPDIAQQCHRIITLRDGMIASDVPSGRASVATPLEFETAGATS, from the coding sequence ATGGACCCATCACATTCAAAAAGTCTCATCGCCCTGCGCGATCTCGAGAAGATCTATCGCGTCGGCACCGAATTGGTCCACGCCCTGCGCGGAGTCACCCTCGATATTTTCTCCAACGAGTTCGTGGCCATCATGGGCCCCAGCGGCTCGGGCAAGAGCACGCTCATGAACATCCTGGGCTGCCTCGATATTCCCACGCGCGGCAGTTACGAACTCAACGGAACCGATGTTTCAAAGCTCTCCCAGTCCGGCCTCGCGAAGATTCGCGGCCGCCAGATCGGCTTCGTTTTTCAGAACTTCGAGTTGCTGCCACGCACAACAGCGCTCAAAAACGTCCAGCTTCCGCTGATGTACGCCATGGTGCCACGGCGCCGACAACGCGCCATGGCTGCTCTTGAGCGCGTTGGCCTCGCCGATCGGGCAACGCACCGGCCCAACCAGCTCTCCGGCGGGCAGAAGCAGCGCGTCGCCATTGCCCGCGCCCTGGCGCAGGAGCCCGACATCATCCTCGCCGATGAGCCCACCGGTAATCTCGACTCGGCCACCGGTAACGAGATCATGTCCATCTTTGAGGATCTCCACGCCGCTGGACAGACGATCATCATCGTCACGCACGAGCCTGACATTGCCCAACAGTGTCATCGTATTATCACCCTGCGAGACGGAATGATCGCCTCTGACGTGCCCTCAGGCAGGGCCTCCGTCGCGACTCCCCTGGAATTCGAAACTGCGGGAGCGACGTCATGA
- a CDS encoding cytochrome-c peroxidase — MRTRLLVATVLMGGVVPSPGSISSAFADSPVAITFEKLERDRIFQHSPLLPPPIDATNRFQMDDRAARLGQRLFFDPRLSRNGKTSCATCHDPAKSFADGRTLSEGVATGDRHTPALWNVTHHRWLFWDGRADTLWGQVAGPLENSIEMDGDRVSIARLIVQDDTLREAYAEVFGKLPNISDTGRFPEAARPLPHSPQDSRHRAWQSMREDDRESVSRVLANVGKAIAAYETRLISRDSPFDKFVVQLKRNEPLDAISASAQRGLKLFVGRADCRQCHVGPMFTDGEFHNIRVPPLGGGEPIDAGRFRGIELLRASPFNAAGRFSDARDGTAAKRLEFLAKPADSWGAFKTPSLRNVARTPPYMHQGQFASLRDVLNYYSTLEGAVVMGHHPETVLKPLFLDAQEIDDLIAFLDSLTDEAIEPSLLRAPDAP; from the coding sequence TTGCGAACCAGACTGCTCGTCGCAACGGTTCTGATGGGCGGAGTGGTGCCGTCCCCTGGGAGCATCTCAAGCGCCTTTGCAGACAGCCCTGTCGCGATCACGTTTGAAAAACTCGAGCGCGACCGCATCTTTCAGCATTCGCCGCTTTTGCCTCCGCCGATCGACGCAACGAATCGATTTCAAATGGACGACCGGGCGGCACGGCTGGGCCAGCGGTTATTTTTCGATCCACGGCTGAGCCGAAACGGAAAAACATCCTGCGCTACCTGTCACGATCCCGCCAAGTCGTTTGCGGATGGAAGGACGCTCTCAGAAGGAGTAGCTACTGGCGATCGACACACACCCGCTCTCTGGAATGTCACTCATCATCGCTGGCTCTTCTGGGATGGTCGGGCCGACACACTTTGGGGACAAGTCGCCGGTCCGCTGGAGAACTCGATCGAAATGGACGGCGATCGTGTGTCGATTGCCCGACTAATTGTGCAGGATGACACGCTGCGCGAGGCGTACGCTGAGGTGTTTGGCAAGCTACCGAACATCTCCGATACGGGCAGGTTTCCCGAAGCCGCGCGACCCCTGCCACACTCGCCGCAGGATTCGCGGCATCGCGCCTGGCAGTCGATGCGCGAAGATGATCGCGAGAGCGTCAGTCGAGTGCTGGCAAATGTCGGGAAGGCAATTGCCGCGTACGAAACCCGGCTGATCAGTCGTGACTCACCGTTCGACAAGTTCGTCGTCCAACTCAAACGAAATGAGCCGCTTGACGCGATCTCCGCATCCGCCCAGCGCGGCCTCAAGCTTTTCGTCGGCCGAGCGGACTGTCGGCAGTGCCACGTCGGGCCCATGTTTACCGATGGTGAGTTTCACAATATCCGCGTGCCTCCGCTCGGCGGGGGAGAGCCGATCGACGCCGGGCGGTTTCGCGGTATTGAATTGCTGCGCGCGAGCCCATTCAATGCCGCCGGCCGATTCAGCGACGCTCGCGACGGTACTGCGGCGAAGCGTCTAGAGTTTCTTGCCAAGCCGGCGGACTCGTGGGGCGCTTTCAAGACGCCGAGTCTGCGAAATGTCGCGCGCACACCTCCGTACATGCACCAGGGGCAGTTCGCGTCGCTTCGCGACGTGCTCAACTACTATTCGACATTGGAAGGTGCAGTGGTCATGGGGCACCACCCGGAGACGGTGCTCAAGCCGCTGTTTCTTGACGCCCAAGAGATTGATGATTTGATTGCATTTCTGGATAGCCTGACGGACGAGGCGATCGAACCGTCACTTCTACGGGCACCTGATGCTCCGTGA